A window of Armatimonadota bacterium contains these coding sequences:
- a CDS encoding APC family permease, translating into MLRARRFLASRLWRVLVGNPLETQRLIHERLTKIKGVAVFGADPMSSSAYATEEILRVLVLMGAAGLALTVPVSLAIVVLLVVVAVSYYQTIHAYPSGGGAYVVARENLGVAPALVAAAALLTDYVLTVAVSVSAATAAITSALPALFPLRLDLAAVLVAVITIINLRGVRESGTIFSIPTYLYLLTFGGTVVVGVVAALRGELTPAPGPSEEVGPVQALSLLLVLRAFASGSTALTGIEAVSNGVPEFYPPEARNASRVLVVMVALLGSLFFGVSFLASHLGVLPRETETVVSQIARHVFGTGWLYYAVQAATAMILVLAANTAYAGFPRLASILARDRFLPRQLSNLGDRLVFANGILLLGLGAVVLLVVFHADTHQLIPLYMVGVFVSFTLSQAGMVRLWLTQRPPGWRFKMPISAFGAFVTGAVTIVVAIAKFTEGAWITVVVIPLFVLMMRAVHHHYDDVRRQLSLEHARLPRPFRAHKVIVPINNVHRGVLEALRYAKAISDDVTAVYVETDAAKREEIEQKWERWVTDVPLVVLPSPYRSVVGPILLYLDQIHREAGPDTAVTIVLPEFVPRKWWHNLLHNQTAMMLKFALLFGQRRGRRYKVLADVPYYLTK; encoded by the coding sequence GCGCGTACGCCACCGAGGAGATCCTGCGCGTACTCGTGCTGATGGGGGCGGCCGGGCTCGCCCTCACCGTGCCGGTGTCCCTGGCGATCGTGGTGCTGCTGGTCGTCGTCGCCGTCTCCTACTATCAGACGATCCACGCCTATCCCTCGGGCGGTGGCGCGTACGTCGTCGCCCGCGAGAACCTCGGGGTCGCGCCAGCCCTGGTCGCCGCCGCCGCGCTGCTCACCGACTACGTGCTCACCGTAGCCGTGAGCGTGTCCGCGGCCACGGCCGCGATCACGTCCGCCTTGCCCGCGCTGTTCCCGCTGCGGCTGGACCTGGCCGCGGTCCTCGTCGCAGTCATCACGATCATCAACCTCCGCGGCGTTAGGGAGTCGGGGACCATCTTTTCGATCCCGACCTACCTGTACCTGTTAACGTTCGGCGGCACGGTCGTCGTCGGGGTAGTGGCCGCGCTGCGGGGCGAGCTGACGCCAGCCCCGGGGCCGTCGGAGGAAGTCGGCCCCGTTCAGGCGCTCTCGCTGCTGCTGGTGCTGCGGGCGTTCGCCTCCGGCTCCACAGCGCTGACGGGCATCGAGGCCGTCAGCAACGGCGTGCCCGAGTTCTACCCGCCCGAAGCCCGCAACGCCAGCCGGGTGCTCGTCGTCATGGTGGCGCTACTGGGCTCCCTGTTCTTCGGCGTGAGCTTCCTCGCCAGCCACCTCGGCGTGTTGCCTAGGGAGACCGAGACCGTCGTCTCCCAGATCGCCCGCCACGTCTTCGGTACGGGATGGCTCTACTACGCCGTCCAGGCCGCCACGGCGATGATCCTAGTGCTGGCCGCCAACACCGCATACGCCGGATTCCCGCGCCTGGCCTCGATCCTCGCCCGAGATCGCTTCCTGCCGCGCCAGCTGAGCAACCTGGGCGACCGCCTGGTCTTCGCCAACGGCATCCTATTGCTGGGCCTGGGCGCGGTCGTGCTGTTGGTCGTCTTCCACGCCGACACGCACCAGCTGATCCCCCTGTACATGGTCGGCGTGTTCGTCTCGTTCACGCTGTCGCAGGCCGGGATGGTGCGCCTGTGGCTGACGCAGCGGCCGCCGGGGTGGCGGTTCAAGATGCCGATCAGCGCATTCGGCGCCTTCGTCACCGGCGCCGTGACCATCGTCGTCGCCATCGCCAAGTTCACCGAGGGCGCGTGGATCACCGTCGTCGTGATCCCGCTGTTCGTGCTGATGATGCGTGCTGTCCACCATCACTACGACGACGTCCGACGCCAGCTGTCGCTGGAGCATGCCCGACTCCCCAGGCCGTTCCGAGCCCACAAGGTCATCGTCCCCATCAACAACGTGCACCGCGGCGTCCTGGAGGCGCTCCGCTACGCGAAGGCCATCAGCGACGATGTGACCGCCGTGTACGTGGAAACCGACGCAGCCAAGCGCGAGGAGATCGAACAGAAGTGGGAACGGTGGGTGACCGACGTACCGCTGGTCGTGCTGCCCTCACCCTACCGTTCAGTCGTCGGGCCGATCCTCCTGTACCTAGACCAGATCCACCGTGAAGCGGGACCCGACACGGCGGTCACCATCGTGTTGCCGGAGTTCGTACCCCGCAAGTGGTGGCACAACTTGCTGCACAACCAGACGGCCATGATGCTGAAGTTCGCGCTGCTGTTCGGCCAGCGCAGAGGGCGCCGCTACAAGGTCTTGGCCGATGTACCGTATTATCTGACAAAGTGA